In Thalassospira sp. ER-Se-21-Dark, one genomic interval encodes:
- a CDS encoding AEC family transporter: MSQITSIILPFFALIGLGWIGGKFKIVSPDGMRGINGFVFYFALPALLFKALATRSPSEIWQPDIILAYGGGTLVVYGISRLIASRVFDLDPASQTLFSFAGTMGNVGFMGLPLIIGLLGPLATVPLIVALAVDLIVMLPLSLLLLEGTKHAKGSHPTGKIIRGTLTNPVVLAIIIGVLASLLDLDWPDGVDYLLDLLGQSAGPAALFAIGVALVGRPIAEKRAELATMSVAKLIVHPIAVFIGFWIVGSASGLETKAVLLLAALPTAGNVFVIATTYDRYIVRSSSIVLVTTALGVVSFSMFSVYIETIVGWLGQ; this comes from the coding sequence ATGTCGCAAATCACATCAATCATTTTGCCATTCTTTGCACTGATCGGTCTTGGCTGGATTGGCGGCAAGTTCAAGATCGTATCACCCGACGGTATGCGCGGCATCAACGGGTTTGTGTTCTATTTTGCACTGCCCGCCCTGTTGTTCAAGGCACTTGCAACCCGAAGCCCGTCAGAGATTTGGCAGCCTGACATCATCCTCGCCTATGGCGGTGGTACTCTTGTGGTTTATGGCATTTCGCGGCTCATCGCCTCGCGCGTGTTCGATCTTGATCCGGCCAGCCAGACGCTGTTTTCCTTTGCCGGAACCATGGGCAATGTCGGCTTCATGGGGCTCCCGCTTATCATCGGTTTGCTTGGCCCTCTGGCGACTGTGCCGCTGATCGTCGCGCTCGCAGTTGATTTGATTGTGATGTTGCCGCTCTCCCTTTTGTTGCTGGAAGGGACAAAGCACGCAAAGGGCAGCCATCCGACCGGCAAGATCATAAGAGGCACCCTGACGAACCCGGTTGTACTTGCAATTATCATCGGCGTGCTTGCAAGTTTGCTTGATCTGGATTGGCCCGACGGCGTTGACTACTTGCTGGACTTGTTGGGGCAAAGTGCAGGTCCGGCGGCATTGTTTGCCATTGGCGTTGCGCTGGTTGGGCGACCAATTGCCGAAAAGCGCGCCGAACTTGCCACCATGTCGGTTGCCAAACTGATTGTGCACCCCATTGCAGTATTTATCGGGTTTTGGATTGTTGGCTCAGCAAGCGGGCTTGAAACAAAGGCCGTCTTATTACTGGCAGCCCTTCCAACAGCGGGAAATGTGTTCGTGATAGCAACGACCTATGACCGCTATATCGTGCGAAGTTCCTCGATCGTGCTGGTAACCACCGCACTTGGCGTCGTCAGCTTCTCTATGTTCTCGGTCTATATTGAGACGATTGTCGGGTGGCTTGGCCAGTAA
- a CDS encoding response regulator, giving the protein MPVGNDLLIVGVDDDPKSLVLLKRIVESGGFTFQGVSSGKDLLKLLKTKRPRIILMDIMMPDMNGFETAINVRTQFPDLACAIIYVTARQGEEDLRGGVAAGGNDFVLKPINREKLMSRIEKWIGRAHTIKTAI; this is encoded by the coding sequence ATGCCAGTCGGAAATGATCTTTTGATCGTGGGCGTCGATGATGACCCCAAAAGTCTGGTTCTCCTGAAACGAATCGTCGAAAGCGGCGGGTTTACGTTTCAGGGTGTTTCCTCTGGCAAGGATCTTCTTAAACTTCTCAAGACCAAACGTCCGCGCATCATCCTGATGGATATCATGATGCCTGACATGAACGGGTTCGAGACCGCGATTAATGTCCGGACCCAGTTCCCCGATCTGGCCTGTGCAATCATTTATGTCACGGCGCGACAGGGTGAAGAAGACCTGCGGGGTGGTGTTGCCGCCGGCGGCAATGATTTCGTGCTGAAACCGATCAATCGTGAAAAGCTTATGAGCCGAATCGAAAAATGGATCGGTCGGGCACATACCATCAAGACCGCAATCTGA
- the infC gene encoding translation initiation factor IF-3 codes for MQPTKEGPRVNEDIKARSICVVDSEGNMSDPMTVREGIEMAAEAGLDLVEVAPNAEPPVCKLIDYGKFKYEQSKKQNEAKKKQKVIEVKEIKLRPNIDIHDYNVKLRAAQKFLGGGDKVKVTLRFRGREMAHQDLGLGMLQRFSGDLEDLAKPEMMPKMEGRVMIMVLAPR; via the coding sequence ATGCAGCCGACCAAGGAAGGTCCGCGCGTCAATGAGGATATCAAAGCCCGTTCCATCTGTGTTGTTGACTCTGAAGGCAACATGTCCGACCCGATGACGGTGCGTGAAGGCATTGAAATGGCAGCGGAAGCTGGACTTGATCTTGTCGAAGTCGCTCCGAATGCCGAGCCGCCAGTTTGCAAGCTGATTGATTACGGCAAGTTCAAATACGAACAAAGCAAGAAGCAGAACGAGGCCAAAAAGAAACAGAAGGTTATCGAGGTCAAGGAGATCAAACTCCGTCCGAACATCGATATCCATGACTACAACGTCAAACTGCGTGCTGCGCAGAAGTTTCTTGGCGGTGGAGACAAGGTGAAAGTCACGTTGCGTTTCCGCGGACGTGAGATGGCTCACCAGGACCTCGGTCTTGGCATGCTTCAGCGTTTTTCGGGGGACCTCGAGGACCTCGCAAAACCGGAGATGATGCCAAAGATGGAAGGTCGTGTTATGATTATGGTACTGGCGCCGCGTTAA
- a CDS encoding glycosyltransferase family 9 protein — protein sequence MSVNPDDFWVDEQPVEGTEESKRKRILVIKLSALGDVVLAMGPFAAIRVAHPDAHITVLTTRPYVDLMKASGFFDSIAIDRRPKLIQVREVLALRRFLRNGNFDRVYDLQTSDRTGFYYKLFWPGPKPEWSGIARGCSHPHANPERSNMHTIDRHADQLADAGIKDVPAPYISGPDIDLDRFGIRSPFVLICPGGAPHRPAKRWPAERFGLLAKKLADYRLTPVLIGTDSEADVLNRIDQMCPKARNLMGRTGFLDIASLAARSVLAIGNDTGPMHIAAAAGAPSVVLFSRESDPKRCAPRGHSPNAVSIIRESDLRKLTVNRVMDVIRERLDLTD from the coding sequence ATGTCCGTGAATCCTGATGATTTTTGGGTTGATGAACAGCCTGTGGAAGGGACGGAAGAGTCCAAGCGCAAACGCATCCTTGTCATCAAACTTTCTGCGCTTGGCGACGTTGTCTTGGCGATGGGTCCGTTTGCGGCCATCCGTGTCGCCCATCCAGATGCGCATATCACGGTGCTGACCACGCGGCCTTATGTTGATCTGATGAAGGCCAGCGGATTTTTTGATTCGATCGCAATCGACCGTCGCCCAAAACTGATTCAAGTGCGTGAAGTCTTGGCGCTGCGACGTTTTCTTCGGAACGGTAATTTTGACCGGGTTTATGATCTGCAGACGTCCGACCGGACCGGCTTTTATTATAAACTGTTTTGGCCGGGACCCAAGCCGGAATGGTCAGGGATTGCGCGTGGCTGCTCGCATCCGCATGCCAATCCTGAGCGCTCAAATATGCATACGATTGATCGACATGCGGACCAGCTTGCTGATGCCGGTATCAAGGATGTTCCAGCACCATACATTTCAGGGCCCGATATAGACCTAGACCGATTTGGCATTCGAAGCCCGTTTGTTCTGATCTGCCCCGGCGGAGCACCGCACCGTCCGGCGAAACGCTGGCCAGCTGAGCGGTTCGGTCTTCTTGCCAAGAAATTGGCCGATTACCGTTTGACCCCGGTTTTGATCGGAACCGATAGCGAAGCAGATGTTTTGAACCGGATTGATCAGATGTGCCCGAAGGCACGCAATCTGATGGGGCGTACCGGGTTTCTTGATATTGCATCGCTTGCAGCGCGTTCGGTTCTGGCGATTGGCAATGATACCGGTCCAATGCATATTGCAGCAGCGGCCGGAGCGCCATCAGTGGTTTTGTTTTCACGTGAGTCCGATCCAAAGCGCTGCGCACCCCGTGGGCACTCTCCCAATGCAGTCAGTATTATACGCGAGAGTGATCTACGAAAATTGACGGTAAACCGGGTGATGGATGTCATTCGTGAGCGCCTTGATCTAACCGACTAG
- a CDS encoding glycosyltransferase family 4 protein, with amino-acid sequence MSASEVMTETVYRSEPQAQGGDYRPAVILQVLPELDAGGVERGTVDIARAIVDGGGKALVASQGGRLERELDRFGAKHITLPLKSKNILTMRKNIDALVKLIREEGVDIIHARSRAPAWSAYFAARKTGIPFVTTFHGTYSGYNNPFKRRYNAIMTMGDQVIAISKHIANHINKYYKVDPDRLNIVPRGTNVDLFNPENVSQERLIALSNQWRLNGEEYVIMMPGRITRWKGHSFLIGSLPAVLEQLGHRKVRCLIVGSDQGRTGYREEILSQTRKLGLEDIVHIVDHCNDMPAAYMLADVVACPSMEPEAFGRVPSEAQAMGRPVVSTAHGGAMETVLPGETGWLVSPGEVDQLSRALVQVLSLTPEKRAKLAVKGRDHVIAEFSLEQMAERTLNVYAKALKRVIRNAA; translated from the coding sequence ATGAGCGCGTCAGAAGTAATGACAGAAACAGTCTATCGATCAGAGCCCCAAGCGCAAGGTGGGGACTATCGGCCTGCCGTTATTTTACAGGTGCTTCCCGAACTTGATGCGGGTGGTGTGGAGCGCGGAACAGTTGATATCGCGCGCGCGATTGTCGATGGTGGTGGCAAGGCCCTTGTCGCATCCCAGGGCGGTCGGCTCGAACGCGAACTTGATCGGTTTGGTGCCAAGCACATCACCCTGCCGCTTAAATCTAAGAACATCCTGACCATGCGCAAGAATATCGATGCATTGGTCAAACTTATCCGTGAAGAGGGTGTCGATATCATTCACGCCCGTTCACGTGCCCCGGCCTGGAGTGCGTATTTTGCGGCGCGTAAGACCGGCATTCCGTTTGTGACGACCTTCCACGGCACCTACTCAGGATACAACAACCCGTTCAAGCGCCGCTATAACGCGATCATGACCATGGGTGATCAGGTGATTGCGATTTCCAAGCATATCGCCAACCACATCAACAAATACTACAAGGTCGATCCGGATCGCCTCAATATCGTGCCGCGTGGGACGAATGTGGATCTGTTTAATCCGGAAAATGTCAGTCAAGAACGTCTGATTGCGCTTTCCAACCAATGGCGCCTGAATGGTGAGGAATATGTCATCATGATGCCGGGGCGTATCACGCGCTGGAAGGGGCATAGCTTCCTAATTGGCTCGCTTCCCGCCGTTCTTGAACAACTTGGCCATCGCAAAGTACGATGTCTGATCGTCGGATCGGATCAAGGGCGGACAGGTTATCGCGAAGAGATCTTGAGCCAGACTCGCAAGCTTGGGTTGGAAGACATCGTCCATATTGTAGATCACTGCAATGATATGCCAGCAGCCTATATGCTGGCGGATGTCGTTGCCTGCCCATCAATGGAACCAGAGGCTTTTGGCCGTGTTCCTTCTGAAGCGCAGGCAATGGGGCGACCGGTTGTGTCGACGGCGCATGGTGGTGCAATGGAAACGGTTCTTCCGGGCGAAACAGGATGGTTGGTCAGTCCAGGCGAGGTTGATCAATTGTCCCGTGCTTTGGTTCAGGTTCTTAGCCTTACACCCGAAAAGCGCGCCAAACTTGCCGTTAAGGGCCGCGATCATGTAATTGCAGAATTCTCTTTGGAACAAATGGCCGAGCGGACACTAAATGTCTATGCCAAGGCGCTGAAACGGGTCATCAGGAACGCTGCATGA
- a CDS encoding alpha/beta hydrolase produces MSDMTGTKATHLEAHCIRQGVAYTRFDYTGHGQSSGKFADGTIGQWARDAIAVLDEITSGPQILVGSSMGGWIMLLAALARPERIAGLVGIAAAPDFTEDLMWAQFSEEQKKTIMDKGALIEPTEYGDDPYTITRDLIEDGRNQLLLRKPIDLKCPVRLVQGMQDPDVPWQTAIRLTEALVSEDVRVDLIKTGDHRLSEPDQLDVITKHIDEVIAKTSG; encoded by the coding sequence ATGTCAGACATGACCGGCACCAAGGCAACCCACCTTGAGGCGCACTGCATTCGGCAGGGGGTGGCTTATACCCGCTTTGATTACACTGGTCACGGACAATCGTCGGGCAAATTTGCCGACGGCACCATCGGGCAGTGGGCACGTGATGCCATTGCAGTTCTTGATGAAATCACCTCTGGCCCGCAGATTCTTGTCGGTTCTTCGATGGGCGGCTGGATCATGCTTCTCGCAGCCCTCGCCCGACCGGAACGCATTGCCGGATTGGTTGGCATTGCTGCTGCCCCCGACTTTACCGAAGACCTGATGTGGGCGCAGTTCAGCGAAGAACAGAAAAAGACCATTATGGATAAAGGCGCGCTGATCGAGCCGACCGAATATGGCGATGATCCATACACGATCACTCGTGATCTGATTGAGGATGGCCGCAATCAGCTTTTATTACGCAAGCCGATTGATCTGAAATGCCCAGTCCGACTGGTTCAGGGCATGCAGGATCCTGATGTGCCGTGGCAGACAGCGATCCGCCTGACCGAGGCGCTGGTATCCGAGGATGTCCGCGTGGATTTGATCAAGACCGGTGATCACCGCCTTTCGGAGCCAGATCAGCTTGACGTGATCACCAAACATATCGACGAAGTGATCGCAAAGACGTCGGGATAA
- a CDS encoding Rieske (2Fe-2S) protein, producing MSDLPAPGTVLCALSDLDATGAKGLNLGGTGIFVVRSGDDVFGYINSCPHIGVPLDMEPDEFISDFGDEIICSTHGARFRIEDGECVSGPCAGDMLEPVAVKIKDDQVVLA from the coding sequence ATGAGTGATTTGCCTGCGCCCGGCACGGTGCTGTGCGCGCTCAGCGATCTTGATGCCACCGGTGCCAAAGGCCTTAATCTTGGTGGTACCGGTATTTTTGTTGTCCGTAGTGGCGATGACGTCTTTGGCTATATCAACAGCTGTCCGCATATCGGTGTGCCGCTGGATATGGAACCAGATGAATTCATCAGCGACTTTGGCGATGAAATCATCTGTTCGACCCATGGCGCACGGTTTCGGATCGAGGACGGCGAATGTGTATCCGGCCCGTGCGCGGGTGATATGCTTGAGCCGGTTGCGGTGAAAATAAAAGACGATCAGGTCGTTCTGGCCTGA
- a CDS encoding EVE domain-containing protein, which translates to MAYWLVKTEPGSWSWDDQVKKGVEGWDGVRNHQAAKNLRAMKIGDKAFFYHSVNEKRIVGIVQVVREYYPDPTDEKGKFVQVDFETVKPLKTPVTLADIKADQRFSDLALLKQSRLSVMPIDDASWVAICEMGGVDP; encoded by the coding sequence ATGGCGTATTGGCTGGTCAAAACCGAACCGGGAAGCTGGTCGTGGGACGATCAGGTCAAGAAGGGTGTCGAAGGCTGGGATGGTGTGCGTAACCATCAGGCAGCCAAGAACCTGCGCGCGATGAAAATCGGCGACAAGGCGTTCTTTTATCACTCGGTCAATGAAAAACGCATTGTCGGGATTGTTCAAGTGGTGCGCGAATATTACCCGGATCCGACCGATGAAAAGGGTAAGTTTGTTCAGGTGGATTTCGAAACGGTCAAACCGTTGAAAACGCCGGTTACCCTTGCCGATATCAAGGCCGATCAGCGCTTTTCCGATCTCGCCTTGCTCAAACAATCGCGTCTATCGGTCATGCCAATTGATGACGCGTCTTGGGTGGCGATCTGCGAGATGGGCGGGGTCGATCCATGA
- a CDS encoding YciI family protein → MHFYIRCVDKPGHLDVRKANREDHLAYIKGGFADRIVAAGPTLDPDMEGMNGSVFIIEFDAIEDAREFAANDPYAKAGLFESVVIRPFKKVF, encoded by the coding sequence ATGCATTTCTACATCCGTTGTGTTGACAAGCCCGGCCACCTTGATGTGCGCAAGGCCAATCGCGAAGACCATCTGGCCTATATCAAGGGCGGTTTTGCTGATCGCATCGTTGCAGCTGGTCCGACCCTTGATCCCGACATGGAAGGCATGAACGGCTCGGTCTTTATCATCGAGTTTGATGCCATCGAAGACGCGCGCGAATTTGCTGCCAATGATCCTTATGCCAAGGCTGGCCTGTTCGAATCCGTTGTTATTCGTCCGTTCAAGAAGGTCTTCTGA
- a CDS encoding NAD(P)H-dependent glycerol-3-phosphate dehydrogenase, whose product MKKRITVVGGGAWGTALAVQAVRAGEDVELILRNEELADRINTKGENDLYLPGIELPGALRATTHYEGLRDSDAVLLVTPAQHLRETLIKLSSHWPDPLPAVICCKGIEKETGALMAQVVSETLGNVPVAVLSGPTFAKEVAIGLPAAITLACEDRALGKRLVELIGTPEFRPYFSTDVAGVEVAGAIKNVLAIASGVVAGLKLGDNARAALITRGIAEMSRLAVAMGGRVETMLGLAGLGDLTLTCTGTLSRNYTFGVALGEGRKAQDILAERRSVTEGVHTAASITAVARKYGVEMPICAAVDQVANHDADLRSTINALLQRPFRDELENAD is encoded by the coding sequence ATGAAAAAGCGCATTACAGTTGTGGGTGGCGGTGCTTGGGGAACGGCTCTGGCTGTGCAGGCTGTGCGGGCTGGCGAAGACGTTGAACTGATTTTGCGCAACGAAGAACTGGCCGACCGGATCAACACCAAAGGTGAGAACGATCTTTATCTGCCGGGTATAGAGCTTCCGGGCGCCTTGCGGGCCACTACGCATTACGAAGGTCTGCGTGATTCTGATGCGGTTTTGCTGGTGACGCCGGCACAGCATTTGCGTGAAACCCTGATCAAATTGTCATCGCATTGGCCAGATCCGCTTCCGGCGGTAATTTGCTGCAAGGGCATTGAAAAGGAAACCGGTGCCCTGATGGCACAGGTGGTTTCCGAAACCCTTGGAAACGTGCCGGTGGCAGTTCTGTCAGGGCCGACCTTTGCCAAGGAGGTTGCGATCGGCCTGCCAGCCGCAATCACGCTGGCTTGTGAGGATCGTGCCCTGGGTAAACGCCTGGTGGAGTTGATCGGCACGCCGGAATTCCGTCCTTATTTCAGTACCGATGTCGCTGGTGTTGAGGTGGCTGGCGCGATCAAGAACGTTCTGGCGATTGCCAGTGGCGTGGTGGCCGGGTTGAAATTGGGTGACAACGCCCGTGCAGCCCTGATTACCCGTGGTATTGCTGAAATGTCGCGTCTGGCGGTTGCCATGGGGGGTCGGGTTGAAACCATGCTGGGACTTGCCGGTCTTGGTGACTTGACCTTGACCTGCACCGGGACGTTATCACGCAATTACACCTTTGGTGTCGCACTGGGCGAAGGTCGCAAGGCACAGGACATTCTGGCCGAACGCCGGTCCGTGACCGAAGGCGTGCATACCGCGGCATCCATCACCGCTGTTGCCAGAAAATATGGTGTCGAAATGCCGATCTGTGCGGCGGTTGATCAGGTTGCCAATCACGATGCGGATCTGCGCAGCACGATCAATGCCCTGTTGCAGCGCCCGTTCCGTGATGAGCTTGAAAACGCCGATTAA
- the tsaD gene encoding tRNA (adenosine(37)-N6)-threonylcarbamoyltransferase complex transferase subunit TsaD → MIVLGIETSCDETAAAVVNDKREILANRVLSQLDDHRPYGGVVPEIAARAHLEHLDRLVAEAMDDAGVDFDDLDAVACTGGPGLIGGVMVGTMTAKAIAFAAQKPFLAVNHLEGHALTVRLTDDVAFPYLLLLVSGGHCQVLIVEGVGKYKRIGTTIDDAVGEAFDKTAKMMGLGYPGGPALEKIAAKGDPNRFGLPRPLRGRPGCDFSFSGLKTAVRTYLDGFPVEQQTDEVKADLAASFQRAVGDTLIDRARNAVFEFMRDYPGGKTLVLAGGVAANKYLRGRLVELTDQAGMELVAPPLHLCTDNAAMIAWAGLERFRLGERDDLDFKPRPRWPLDPEAPKRPGAGVKA, encoded by the coding sequence ATGATCGTTCTGGGTATCGAAACAAGCTGTGATGAAACGGCCGCTGCTGTCGTGAACGACAAGCGCGAAATTCTTGCAAACCGTGTGTTGTCTCAGCTTGACGATCATCGACCCTATGGTGGGGTGGTGCCGGAAATTGCCGCGCGTGCCCATCTTGAACATCTTGATCGTCTGGTGGCCGAGGCCATGGATGATGCCGGTGTTGATTTTGATGATCTTGATGCCGTGGCCTGCACCGGGGGGCCGGGGCTGATCGGTGGCGTGATGGTTGGTACCATGACAGCCAAGGCGATTGCCTTTGCCGCCCAAAAACCGTTTCTTGCCGTCAATCATCTGGAAGGTCACGCGCTGACTGTGCGTTTGACCGACGACGTCGCATTTCCCTATCTGCTGTTGCTGGTGTCCGGTGGGCACTGTCAGGTCCTGATTGTCGAGGGTGTTGGTAAGTACAAGCGCATCGGCACCACCATTGATGACGCGGTCGGCGAGGCGTTTGACAAAACCGCCAAGATGATGGGGCTAGGCTATCCCGGTGGTCCGGCGCTTGAAAAGATCGCGGCCAAGGGTGATCCGAACCGGTTTGGTTTGCCGCGCCCATTGCGTGGAAGGCCAGGGTGCGATTTCTCCTTCTCGGGTCTCAAGACAGCTGTTCGGACTTATCTGGATGGCTTCCCGGTCGAACAACAAACTGATGAGGTCAAGGCCGACCTTGCGGCATCTTTCCAGCGCGCGGTGGGTGATACCCTGATTGATCGCGCGCGCAATGCCGTGTTTGAATTCATGCGGGATTACCCCGGCGGCAAAACGCTGGTGCTTGCCGGCGGGGTTGCGGCCAACAAGTATCTGCGTGGACGTCTGGTGGAACTGACCGATCAGGCCGGGATGGAACTGGTCGCACCGCCGCTTCATCTTTGCACCGACAATGCAGCGATGATTGCTTGGGCCGGGTTGGAGCGGTTCCGTCTGGGTGAGCGTGATGATCTTGATTTCAAGCCGCGTCCGCGCTGGCCACTGGATCCTGAGGCCCCCAAGCGCCCGGGTGCCGGGGTCAAGGCGTAA
- the hemC gene encoding hydroxymethylbilane synthase — translation MTDIAKLRIGTRGSPLALAQAHEVRDKLANAHPELAEEGAIAITVITTTGDKILDRALSEIGGKGLFTKEIDDALLGGEIDLAVHSMKDVPTVLPDGMILPTILPREDVRDAFISLKYKSFAEMPAGSVIGSASLRRQAMILNKYPYLKVVTFRGNVQTRLRKLSEEQVDATLLAMAGLNRLGQPDIATAPISEDDMLPAVAQGAIGITIREDDAQCKKWLAALHCETSAIRVAAERAALKALDGSCRTPIAALAEFKDDGSLRLRVSIVRPDGSERLDTERMIAKPDIATAMAAGTDAGEELKQRGGPDFISA, via the coding sequence ATGACAGATATAGCAAAACTTCGCATCGGCACCCGCGGTTCGCCCCTGGCTTTGGCACAGGCGCATGAGGTCCGTGACAAACTGGCAAATGCCCATCCGGAACTTGCCGAGGAAGGCGCAATTGCCATCACCGTGATCACCACAACCGGCGACAAGATCCTAGATCGTGCCTTGTCGGAAATCGGCGGCAAGGGACTGTTTACCAAGGAAATCGATGATGCCCTTCTGGGTGGCGAGATCGACCTTGCTGTTCACAGCATGAAGGATGTGCCAACTGTTCTGCCCGATGGCATGATCCTGCCAACCATCCTGCCACGCGAAGATGTCCGCGATGCATTTATTTCGCTGAAATATAAAAGCTTTGCTGAAATGCCCGCCGGGTCCGTAATCGGATCAGCCAGCCTTCGTCGTCAGGCCATGATCCTGAACAAATATCCCTACCTCAAGGTCGTGACATTCCGCGGGAATGTGCAAACCCGTTTGCGCAAACTCAGCGAAGAACAGGTTGATGCCACACTTCTGGCGATGGCAGGCCTGAACCGTTTGGGGCAGCCTGACATCGCCACAGCCCCGATTTCCGAAGACGATATGTTACCAGCGGTTGCGCAAGGCGCCATTGGCATTACCATCCGCGAAGATGATGCACAGTGCAAAAAATGGCTTGCTGCGCTTCATTGCGAAACCTCTGCCATTCGCGTGGCAGCAGAACGTGCAGCGCTTAAGGCACTTGATGGGTCATGCCGCACCCCGATCGCAGCACTGGCAGAGTTTAAGGATGATGGCAGCCTACGCCTGCGTGTATCGATTGTGCGCCCGGACGGCAGCGAACGCCTTGATACCGAACGCATGATCGCCAAACCGGATATCGCAACGGCGATGGCGGCTGGCACGGATGCCGGTGAAGAGCTCAAACAGCGTGGCGGACCAGATTTCATTTCCGCCTGA
- a CDS encoding uroporphyrinogen-III synthase has translation MLNTRPDTDSADLLAALDKRGYRHLSAPMLNIVIPVPTSPLDIKKYQAVIFTSANGVRAFAKLTGDRSLPAYCVGDATARTCAAFSFDDVYSANGDINDLAALIRKKVDPAHGPLFHPAARKTAGDLGQMLLTDGYNVDRQNVYEAQESNSFPEDVLEALRNHHIEAVLFFSPRTAETFVKLVRSYKLERDLSGTSAICLSPAVQSNISDLTWYRTRVASQPTQEYLLSELGSLS, from the coding sequence GTGCTAAATACCCGGCCCGATACCGACTCTGCCGACCTTTTGGCAGCGCTTGATAAGCGCGGCTATCGTCACCTGTCTGCGCCAATGCTGAATATTGTCATTCCAGTGCCGACAAGCCCGCTTGATATCAAGAAATACCAAGCGGTGATTTTCACATCGGCGAACGGGGTACGGGCATTTGCCAAACTGACCGGGGATCGGTCACTTCCGGCGTATTGTGTTGGTGACGCGACAGCCAGAACGTGCGCCGCATTTAGCTTTGATGATGTTTATTCGGCAAATGGTGACATCAACGATCTGGCAGCGTTAATTCGCAAAAAAGTTGATCCTGCACATGGACCACTTTTCCATCCAGCCGCACGTAAAACGGCAGGTGATCTTGGCCAGATGCTTTTGACTGATGGATATAACGTCGATCGGCAAAACGTTTATGAAGCACAAGAAAGCAATTCGTTCCCAGAAGACGTTTTAGAGGCGCTTCGCAATCATCATATTGAAGCTGTTTTATTTTTCTCTCCCCGCACTGCGGAAACCTTTGTTAAGCTGGTCCGCAGCTATAAGCTGGAAAGAGACTTGTCGGGAACAAGCGCGATTTGCCTAAGTCCGGCGGTGCAATCGAATATATCCGATCTTACATGGTATAGAACACGCGTTGCATCACAACCGACACAAGAATACCTTCTTTCCGAGCTAGGGTCCCTGTCGTAA